Proteins from one Bacteroidota bacterium genomic window:
- a CDS encoding winged helix-turn-helix transcriptional regulator, with the protein MNTENTKSEKKKNSVDDFTDEILKDPVKKAIIELLYQNEGCFFGDIIEELNYPYAIIQQHLFELKKLGIIRKNSEPAHFVLN; encoded by the coding sequence ATGAACACAGAAAACACAAAATCAGAAAAAAAGAAGAATTCAGTTGATGATTTTACTGACGAAATCCTTAAGGATCCGGTAAAAAAGGCGATTATTGAGCTGCTTTATCAAAACGAAGGCTGTTTTTTTGGTGATATTATTGAGGAATTAAACTACCCTTATGCAATTATCCAACAGCATTTATTTGAACTTAAAAAACTGGGGATTATCAGAAAAAATTCCGAACCAGCACATTTCGTTCTTAATTAA